One Chordicoccus furentiruminis DNA window includes the following coding sequences:
- a CDS encoding YicC/YloC family endoribonuclease gives MIRSMTGYGRAEAGGCAAEIRSVNNRYLDLTVHLPRSLSFLETRIRSLVKESVGRGKVDLFITTDGSASGQELVCNEELAGSYVSAMRRMAGAFGLPDNIRVTDLLKASDVFTFRPAGTDEETVWSGLAPVLEEAVSAFNEAREGEGERLASDLGSRLDELASLTAAVRAHEPEILDAYRTRLKTTLSELLDGRGVEESQIASAAVIYADKICTDEETVRLESHIAQMRDVLTRGGSVGRRLDFLAQEMNREANTTLSKAGDLVTADLGIAMKTDIEKIREQIQNLE, from the coding sequence ATGATTCGAAGCATGACAGGTTACGGACGGGCGGAAGCCGGCGGCTGCGCCGCGGAGATCCGCTCCGTGAACAACCGGTATCTTGATCTCACCGTTCATCTTCCCCGGTCCCTGTCCTTCCTTGAGACAAGGATCCGCAGTCTCGTCAAAGAATCCGTCGGACGCGGCAAGGTGGATCTTTTTATCACCACGGACGGCAGCGCATCCGGCCAGGAACTGGTCTGCAACGAAGAACTCGCCGGATCCTATGTCAGCGCGATGCGCAGGATGGCCGGAGCCTTCGGTCTTCCGGACAATATCCGCGTGACCGATCTTCTGAAGGCTTCCGACGTCTTCACGTTCCGTCCCGCCGGGACGGATGAGGAGACCGTCTGGTCCGGCCTCGCTCCTGTCCTTGAAGAGGCGGTCAGTGCCTTCAACGAGGCGAGAGAGGGCGAAGGGGAACGGCTGGCTTCCGATCTCGGATCCCGTCTTGACGAGCTGGCTTCTCTGACTGCTGCGGTCCGGGCTCACGAGCCGGAGATCCTCGACGCCTACCGCACCCGCCTGAAGACGACTCTTTCGGAGCTTCTTGACGGCCGCGGCGTGGAGGAATCCCAGATCGCGTCGGCCGCCGTCATCTACGCTGACAAAATCTGCACCGATGAGGAGACGGTCCGGCTCGAGAGCCACATCGCCCAGATGCGGGACGTACTGACCAGGGGCGGCAGCGTCGGCCGCCGTCTGGATTTTCTGGCCCAGGAGATGAACCGTGAGGCGAACACCACACTCTCCAAGGCGGGCGATCTCGTCACGGCGGATCTCGGCATCGCGATGAAGACGGACATTGAAAAGATCCGCGAGCAGATACAGAATCTGGAATAA
- the rpoZ gene encoding DNA-directed RNA polymerase subunit omega gives MMMHPSYREMMEAVNADSEDDTTPIVSSRYSIVMATAKRARQIVDGDAPLIDDAEGRKPLSVAVDEIYQGKVKILPDEIPDDMEDKK, from the coding sequence ATGATGATGCATCCGTCCTACAGGGAAATGATGGAAGCCGTCAACGCAGACAGTGAGGACGACACGACACCGATCGTATCGAGCCGCTACTCGATCGTGATGGCCACCGCCAAGCGTGCGCGCCAGATCGTGGACGGCGACGCGCCGCTGATCGATGACGCGGAGGGAAGAAAGCCTCTTTCCGTTGCGGTGGACGAGATTTATCAGGGCAAGGTCAAAATCCTTCCCGACGAGATTCCCGATGACATGGAAGACAAAAAATAA
- the pgsA gene encoding CDP-diacylglycerol--glycerol-3-phosphate 3-phosphatidyltransferase, whose amino-acid sequence MNLPNRLTCLRMVMIIPFVIAMLVGRAQGPWMWTALILFVGASFTDMLDGRIARSRHLITDFGKFMDPLADKLLVCSALICLIDLNRIPTWVVIIIIAREFIISGFRLVASDNGVVIAASWWGKTKTVSQMAMIVLLIINFPSGPLYGLGQVLIYAACALTVISLCDYLWKNRQVLSMQK is encoded by the coding sequence ATGAACCTCCCGAACAGACTGACCTGTCTCAGGATGGTCATGATCATCCCCTTCGTGATCGCGATGCTTGTCGGCCGCGCACAGGGCCCGTGGATGTGGACCGCGCTGATCCTGTTTGTCGGCGCATCCTTCACGGATATGCTCGACGGACGGATCGCCCGCTCGAGACATCTGATCACCGATTTCGGAAAATTCATGGATCCGCTGGCTGACAAGCTTCTTGTCTGCAGCGCGCTGATCTGTCTCATCGACCTGAACCGGATTCCGACCTGGGTCGTGATCATCATCATCGCGCGTGAATTCATCATCAGCGGCTTCCGGCTGGTGGCTTCCGACAACGGTGTCGTGATCGCCGCCAGCTGGTGGGGAAAGACGAAGACGGTTTCCCAGATGGCGATGATCGTCCTTCTGATCATCAATTTTCCGTCCGGCCCGCTGTATGGGCTCGGACAGGTTCTGATCTATGCCGCCTGCGCGCTGACCGTCATCTCGCTGTGCGACTATCTCTGGAAAAACCGTCAGGTTCTGTCCATGCAGAAATGA
- a CDS encoding NAD(P)H-hydrate dehydratase: MNGGKSFSRKQTRRTPEDRALRGQIRTNAGRNGLQKGKDGNAMLHIVTAEEMKEMDRRAIEETGIPSAVLMERAALAAADAVTEALADPERFPVNRDTPSVLVIAGPGRCGGDGIACARILHLRGIGCHIQLAGDPERLAPETAQQLRIAGNLGIPVSRDEPIGDSGLIVDALFGIGLSRPAEGEFGALIRSMNESRAFVVSVDIPSGLNADDGQPAGCAVRADVTVTMQLPKRGILLDPGRLYCGRLVIADIGIPDCAPEPAGRPVFAMTNQDLADLLPKRAPSGNKGTFGRVLLAAGSDGMAGAAVLSARSAIRSGAGMVKVLTDARNRVIIQTAVPEALYAGYSTAEEAEAAVRVSLGWADAVAAGPGLGTGSAASAIVRCLLSEADIPLVLDADALNLIAGDPSLRALLSAHNGPVTLTPHMGEMARLTGRSVRELKQNRFAAAAALASETGAVVVLKDARTVTAVPDGRLFLNLSGNSGLATAGSGDVLTGLTAGLLAGGTDPSVAGALASFLHGLAGDAAASQRGQRALTAGELPDALASVLKEAERRTDTLFP; the protein is encoded by the coding sequence ATGAACGGTGGGAAAAGCTTCAGTCGGAAGCAGACGCGGAGGACGCCTGAAGACCGCGCTTTGCGCGGACAGATCAGGACGAATGCCGGACGGAACGGTCTTCAGAAAGGAAAGGACGGAAACGCGATGCTTCATATCGTGACGGCGGAGGAAATGAAGGAGATGGACCGCCGCGCCATCGAAGAAACCGGGATTCCTTCTGCTGTGCTGATGGAGCGGGCCGCGCTGGCGGCAGCTGACGCGGTGACGGAGGCGCTTGCCGACCCGGAACGATTTCCCGTGAACCGGGACACTCCCTCTGTGCTGGTCATCGCCGGGCCCGGCCGCTGCGGCGGAGACGGCATCGCCTGCGCCCGGATTCTTCATCTCCGCGGAATCGGCTGCCATATCCAGCTCGCCGGCGATCCGGAGCGTCTGGCGCCAGAGACGGCGCAGCAGCTTCGAATCGCCGGAAATCTCGGGATTCCCGTTTCCCGTGACGAACCGATCGGGGATTCCGGTCTGATCGTCGACGCGCTGTTCGGCATCGGGCTCAGCCGTCCGGCGGAGGGCGAGTTCGGGGCGCTGATCCGCTCGATGAACGAAAGCCGCGCTTTCGTCGTGTCAGTGGATATTCCCAGCGGACTGAATGCGGATGACGGGCAGCCCGCCGGATGCGCGGTCCGGGCTGATGTCACTGTCACGATGCAGCTTCCCAAGCGCGGGATTCTGCTCGATCCCGGCCGCCTTTACTGCGGTCGTCTGGTGATCGCGGACATCGGAATACCGGACTGTGCCCCGGAACCGGCCGGCCGCCCGGTATTCGCCATGACGAACCAGGATCTCGCTGATCTTCTGCCGAAACGCGCACCGTCCGGAAACAAAGGTACGTTCGGAAGGGTTCTTCTTGCCGCCGGTTCCGACGGGATGGCCGGTGCGGCCGTACTCTCGGCCCGTTCCGCAATCCGGAGCGGCGCCGGGATGGTGAAGGTGCTGACCGATGCCCGGAACCGGGTCATCATCCAGACCGCAGTTCCGGAAGCGCTTTATGCCGGTTACAGCACGGCGGAAGAAGCGGAAGCGGCGGTCCGCGTCTCCCTCGGATGGGCGGACGCGGTGGCGGCCGGGCCCGGTCTCGGGACCGGTTCCGCGGCCAGCGCCATTGTGCGCTGTCTGCTCTCGGAGGCGGATATCCCGCTGGTTCTTGACGCGGACGCGCTGAATCTGATCGCCGGAGACCCGTCGCTGCGGGCTCTGCTGTCCGCCCATAATGGGCCGGTCACGCTGACGCCTCATATGGGAGAGATGGCACGGCTGACCGGCCGTTCCGTCCGGGAGCTCAAACAGAACCGCTTCGCCGCGGCTGCGGCTCTCGCATCAGAGACAGGCGCCGTCGTGGTGCTGAAGGACGCACGGACCGTGACCGCGGTTCCGGACGGCCGGCTCTTCCTGAATCTGAGCGGGAACAGCGGGCTCGCGACAGCGGGCAGCGGAGACGTGCTCACGGGACTTACGGCCGGGCTGCTCGCCGGCGGAACGGATCCTTCCGTGGCGGGCGCGCTGGCTTCTTTTCTTCACGGTCTGGCCGGTGACGCGGCTGCCTCGCAAAGAGGACAGCGGGCGCTCACGGCCGGTGAGCTGCCGGACGCGCTCGCGTCCGTGCTGAAAGAGGCGGAACGGCGAACGGACACCCTTTTCCCGTGA
- the rimO gene encoding 30S ribosomal protein S12 methylthiotransferase RimO encodes MKLFMVSLGCDKNLVDSERMLSLLADHGFELTDDENEAEVAVVNTCCFIDEAKKESIDQIFELANLKKTARLRVLVAAGCMAQRYRDEILQEIPEIDAIVGTTGLDGIADAVDAALRGQKNAHISDISKDPPLRPGRRVLTTGGHFAYLKIAEGCDKHCTYCAIPSFRGAYRSFPMEDLITEAEEIASRGVRELILVAQETTLYGTDLTGRPILHELLKRLCRIEGIEWIRILYCYPEDIYPELIDVMASEPKICHYLDLPIQSGSDSVLKRMNRHTTSDEIRRLVGRLRERMPDIVLRTTLITGFPGETEEEADETLAFVRDMKFDRLGVFMYSREEGTPAAQMKPQLTKAVKKRRMDAIMSLQQGISLEKNIGRKGMELDVFVEGSLPEEDGLVYAGRGYGDAPQVDGFIFFTALREHVTGDFVRVRVTEASAYDLRGEEIGS; translated from the coding sequence ATGAAGCTTTTCATGGTATCACTCGGCTGCGACAAGAATCTGGTGGATTCGGAGCGGATGCTGTCGCTTCTGGCCGACCACGGGTTTGAACTGACAGACGATGAAAATGAGGCGGAAGTGGCAGTCGTCAACACCTGCTGCTTCATTGATGAGGCCAAGAAGGAGAGCATCGATCAGATCTTCGAGCTGGCGAATCTGAAAAAGACCGCCCGTCTCCGCGTGCTGGTGGCCGCCGGCTGCATGGCCCAGCGCTACCGGGACGAAATCCTGCAGGAAATTCCCGAGATTGACGCGATCGTCGGCACCACAGGGCTCGACGGGATCGCCGACGCGGTGGACGCGGCGCTGAGAGGACAGAAGAACGCGCATATTTCCGACATCAGCAAGGATCCGCCCCTCCGCCCCGGCCGCCGCGTCCTGACGACCGGCGGACATTTCGCCTACCTCAAGATCGCGGAAGGCTGCGACAAGCACTGCACCTACTGTGCGATCCCTTCTTTCCGCGGCGCCTACCGGAGTTTTCCCATGGAGGATCTGATCACGGAGGCGGAGGAGATTGCCTCCCGCGGAGTGAGAGAGCTGATCCTTGTAGCACAGGAGACGACGCTCTACGGAACGGATCTGACCGGCCGCCCGATCCTTCACGAGCTGCTGAAGCGGCTCTGCCGGATCGAAGGGATCGAATGGATCCGCATTCTCTACTGTTACCCGGAGGATATCTATCCTGAACTGATCGACGTGATGGCCTCGGAACCGAAGATCTGTCACTATCTGGATCTCCCGATCCAGAGCGGTTCCGACAGCGTGCTGAAAAGAATGAACCGGCACACAACCTCGGATGAGATACGCCGTCTGGTCGGCCGCCTGAGAGAACGGATGCCGGACATCGTGCTCCGGACGACGCTGATCACCGGCTTTCCGGGCGAGACAGAGGAAGAGGCGGATGAGACGCTGGCCTTTGTCCGCGATATGAAGTTCGACCGTCTTGGAGTCTTCATGTACTCAAGAGAAGAGGGAACGCCCGCGGCGCAGATGAAGCCTCAGCTCACAAAGGCGGTGAAGAAGCGGCGCATGGACGCGATTATGTCGCTTCAGCAGGGCATCTCCCTTGAAAAGAACATCGGACGGAAGGGTATGGAGCTGGATGTCTTCGTCGAAGGCTCGCTGCCTGAGGAGGACGGTCTTGTCTACGCCGGACGCGGCTACGGCGACGCGCCGCAGGTGGATGGCTTTATCTTCTTCACCGCTCTCCGGGAGCACGTCACAGGCGACTTTGTCCGAGTCCGCGTGACGGAAGCGTCCGCCTATGACCTGAGAGGCGAAGAGATCGGATCATGA
- the gmk gene encoding guanylate kinase, with product MKKKGILIVVSGFSGSGKGTLMKQLLKEFECYALSISATTRAPREGEENGRDYFFVTKDCFRQMIREGALYEYASYQDNYYGTPRQYVDDRLAEGKDVILEIDVQGAEKIKQRFPDTVLVFVTPPSAEELRRRLVGRGTETIEKINGRLARAVEEARFMPFYDYVLINDDLALCVKELHSIIRSEHMKARRSQELIMTLTDELAQITKGE from the coding sequence TTGAAAAAGAAAGGAATTCTGATCGTCGTGTCCGGTTTCTCCGGATCGGGAAAAGGCACGCTGATGAAGCAGCTTCTGAAGGAATTCGAATGCTATGCGCTCTCGATCTCGGCGACCACGAGAGCTCCGAGAGAGGGAGAGGAAAACGGGCGCGACTATTTCTTCGTCACGAAGGACTGCTTCCGCCAGATGATCCGGGAGGGCGCGCTCTATGAGTACGCCAGCTATCAGGACAATTACTACGGCACGCCGAGGCAGTATGTGGACGACCGGCTCGCGGAGGGAAAGGACGTGATCCTCGAAATCGACGTCCAGGGGGCGGAGAAGATCAAGCAGCGCTTCCCGGATACGGTTCTTGTTTTCGTCACGCCGCCCAGCGCGGAGGAGCTGCGGAGGAGACTGGTCGGCCGCGGCACCGAGACCATCGAGAAGATCAACGGCCGTCTCGCACGGGCAGTCGAGGAAGCGCGCTTCATGCCGTTCTATGATTATGTGCTGATCAACGATGATCTTGCGCTCTGCGTGAAGGAACTGCATTCGATCATCCGTTCGGAGCACATGAAGGCCAGACGAAGTCAGGAACTGATCATGACACTGACCGATGAACTCGCTCAGATTACGAAAGGAGAATGA
- the abc-f gene encoding ribosomal protection-like ABC-F family protein, with translation MILNIAEVTKAFDGKEILKGVSFHVEANEKAALVGVNGAGKSTLLKIIMGEETADSGQTVLAKDARIGYLAQHQALTGDETILNQLMSVRQDLLDLADSIRESELQMTRLSGDILEEEMKRYARMTEAFERGGGYAYRSEVVGVLKGLGFSESDFTKTAGELSGGQKTRVALGRLLLTAPDIILLDEPTNHLDMHSIEWLETYLMNYRGAVLIVSHDRYFLNRVVTKVVEIENGHARTYSGNYDAFSEKKEMLRKAAYAAWVNAERERKHQEEVITRLKSFNREKSIRRAESREKMLAKMESPEKPADADDEMTLRFTPRLESGRDVLTVDGLTKRFDGVTLFSGLHFEIRRGEHVALIGNNGTGKSTILKILNGVIPPDDGTVAYGSQVEVSYYDQEMQVLDSSKTIFDEISDDYPAMTNTEIRTKLAAFLFTGEDVFKRIGSLSGGERARVSLCKLMLSDANFIMLDEPTNHLDITSREVLESAIRAYDGTVLCVSHDRYFINRTATRILDLTEHQLLNYIGNYDYYLEKKADVERAALGDTESGTETETGESRAKLDWKARKEEEARKRKLASSLRRTEEEIENLEREDAELDKAFEDPAVATDHEKLTELSRRKEAIASDLSAAYERWEKLQSEADAEDA, from the coding sequence ATGATACTCAATATCGCAGAAGTAACCAAGGCCTTTGACGGAAAGGAGATCCTGAAGGGCGTCTCCTTTCATGTCGAGGCAAACGAAAAAGCGGCGCTGGTCGGCGTCAACGGCGCGGGCAAATCCACGCTGCTAAAGATCATCATGGGGGAAGAGACGGCGGACAGCGGACAGACCGTGCTCGCGAAGGATGCGCGGATCGGCTATCTCGCCCAGCATCAGGCTCTGACCGGGGACGAGACCATTCTGAACCAGCTGATGAGCGTCCGGCAGGATCTCCTTGATCTGGCGGATTCGATCCGTGAAAGCGAACTTCAGATGACCCGGCTGAGCGGGGATATACTCGAGGAAGAGATGAAGCGCTACGCCCGAATGACGGAAGCGTTTGAGCGGGGCGGCGGCTACGCTTACAGGAGCGAAGTCGTCGGCGTGCTCAAGGGACTCGGCTTTTCGGAAAGCGACTTCACGAAAACGGCAGGCGAGCTGTCCGGCGGGCAGAAGACGCGCGTGGCGCTGGGACGGCTCCTTCTCACGGCGCCGGACATCATCCTCCTCGATGAGCCGACCAACCATCTCGACATGCATTCCATCGAGTGGCTCGAGACCTATCTCATGAATTACCGGGGCGCCGTTCTGATCGTCTCGCATGACCGCTATTTCCTGAACCGGGTTGTGACGAAGGTCGTGGAAATCGAGAACGGACATGCCCGCACCTACAGCGGCAACTACGACGCCTTCAGTGAGAAGAAGGAAATGCTCCGGAAAGCCGCCTACGCCGCATGGGTCAACGCCGAGCGCGAGCGGAAGCATCAGGAGGAGGTCATCACACGGCTCAAGTCCTTCAACCGTGAAAAATCGATCCGCAGGGCTGAGAGCCGTGAGAAAATGCTGGCGAAGATGGAGTCTCCCGAGAAGCCGGCGGATGCCGACGATGAGATGACGCTCCGCTTTACGCCGCGGCTTGAAAGCGGCCGGGATGTGCTGACCGTCGACGGGCTGACAAAGCGTTTTGACGGCGTCACGCTGTTTTCCGGACTGCACTTCGAGATCCGCCGGGGCGAGCATGTGGCGCTGATCGGGAACAACGGCACGGGCAAGTCGACCATCCTGAAGATTCTGAACGGTGTCATCCCGCCCGATGACGGAACGGTTGCCTACGGCAGTCAGGTGGAGGTCAGCTATTACGACCAGGAGATGCAGGTTCTGGACAGCTCGAAGACGATCTTCGATGAGATCTCCGACGATTATCCCGCCATGACCAACACGGAAATCCGCACAAAGCTGGCCGCCTTCCTTTTTACGGGCGAGGATGTTTTCAAGCGGATCGGTTCTCTTTCCGGAGGCGAGCGGGCGCGTGTCTCCCTCTGCAAGCTGATGCTCTCCGACGCGAACTTCATTATGCTGGACGAGCCGACAAACCATCTGGACATCACGTCAAGAGAGGTGCTGGAAAGCGCGATCCGCGCCTATGATGGCACCGTTCTCTGCGTCTCCCACGACCGGTATTTCATCAACCGGACGGCCACCCGGATTCTCGACCTGACGGAGCATCAGCTGCTGAATTATATCGGCAACTATGACTACTACCTCGAAAAGAAGGCTGACGTAGAGCGGGCCGCTCTGGGCGATACGGAATCCGGAACGGAGACGGAAACGGGCGAATCCCGGGCGAAGCTCGACTGGAAAGCCCGGAAGGAAGAGGAGGCCCGAAAGCGGAAGCTGGCCTCCTCACTCCGGCGGACAGAAGAGGAGATCGAGAACCTCGAACGGGAAGACGCGGAGCTGGACAAGGCTTTCGAGGATCCGGCGGTCGCCACCGATCACGAAAAGCTGACGGAGCTGAGCCGCCGGAAGGAAGCGATCGCATCCGACCTGAGCGCCGCCTATGAACGGTGGGAAAAGCTTCAGTCGGAAGCAGACGCGGAGGACGCCTGA
- a CDS encoding NADP-dependent isocitrate dehydrogenase: MKRIKMTTPLVELDGDEMTRVLWKMIKDELLTPYIDLKTEYYDLGLTHRDETDDQVTKDAAEAIRRYGVGVKCATITANAARMEEYHLKKMYRSPNGTLRAMLDGTVFRAPILVKGIEPCVKNWKKPITIARHAYGDVYRDAEIRVPGKGTAKLLFTAEDGTVTEKKIFDFEGPGVLQGLYNIDSSIESFARSCFSFALGVKEDLWFAAKDTISKVYDGEFKAVFQRVYEKEYKEKFEQAGIRYFYTLIDDAVARIMKSEGGIVWACKNYDGDVFSDMLSSAFGSLAMMTSVLVSPDGCYEYEAAHGTVQRHYYRYLKGEPTSTNSVATIFAWTGALRKRGELDRLPELSAFADALEKATLDTIAGGTMTGDLARITTLPDPKTVDSLGFIQAVRATLEAERS; this comes from the coding sequence ATGAAGAGAATCAAGATGACGACGCCTCTGGTGGAGCTCGACGGCGACGAGATGACCCGTGTGCTCTGGAAAATGATCAAGGATGAGCTGCTGACCCCCTATATCGACCTGAAGACGGAATACTATGACCTCGGTCTTACGCACCGCGACGAGACGGACGATCAGGTGACGAAGGACGCGGCCGAAGCGATCCGGCGATACGGCGTCGGCGTCAAATGCGCGACGATCACGGCGAACGCGGCCAGAATGGAAGAGTACCATCTGAAGAAGATGTACAGAAGCCCGAATGGAACGCTCCGGGCGATGCTTGACGGCACGGTCTTCCGCGCCCCGATTCTCGTGAAGGGAATCGAGCCGTGCGTGAAGAACTGGAAGAAGCCGATCACGATCGCCCGTCACGCCTACGGCGACGTATACCGGGACGCCGAGATCCGTGTTCCGGGAAAGGGAACCGCGAAGCTTCTCTTCACGGCCGAGGACGGAACCGTTACAGAGAAGAAAATCTTTGATTTCGAGGGACCGGGCGTCCTGCAGGGCCTCTACAACATCGATTCCTCCATCGAGAGCTTCGCGCGGAGCTGCTTCTCTTTCGCGCTCGGTGTAAAGGAGGATCTCTGGTTCGCCGCGAAGGACACCATCTCAAAGGTTTACGACGGAGAATTCAAAGCGGTCTTCCAGCGCGTCTATGAAAAGGAATATAAAGAAAAATTCGAACAGGCCGGTATCCGTTACTTCTATACGCTGATCGACGACGCTGTGGCAAGGATCATGAAATCTGAGGGCGGAATCGTCTGGGCATGCAAAAACTATGACGGAGATGTCTTCTCGGATATGCTTTCCTCCGCTTTTGGATCGCTCGCGATGATGACCTCCGTTCTCGTCTCTCCCGACGGGTGCTACGAGTATGAGGCGGCCCACGGAACGGTTCAGCGCCATTACTACCGGTATCTGAAGGGTGAGCCGACCTCCACCAACTCGGTGGCCACCATCTTCGCGTGGACCGGCGCGCTGAGAAAACGCGGCGAGCTGGATCGGCTCCCGGAGCTGTCCGCTTTCGCGGATGCGCTGGAAAAGGCCACTCTCGACACGATCGCCGGCGGCACGATGACAGGCGACCTCGCACGGATCACGACACTTCCGGATCCGAAGACGGTCGACAGCCTCGGCTTCATTCAGGCGGTCCGCGCCACACTGGAGGCGGAACGTTCCTGA
- a CDS encoding Rqc2 family fibronectin-binding protein, which translates to MAFDGITTAAVVKELSDALTDGGISRIIQSEKDELQLLIKNQKKTYYLVLSANASLPLIYLADGKKEAPITAPNFCMLLRKHIQGGRIVSITQPGLERIVILRIEHRDELGDLRQKKLILELMGKYSNLIFTDETDTIIDSIRRVPSSMSSVREVLPGRHWFITAQRGRTDPLKCAVSDRTGQDEAVRIFTARMEETAAGITKALTEAFTGIAPVQAEEFAYEAEADPRMSWADLDQDTRGRLAEAFVRGMTDVKNGVFRPAIVAENGVPKEFGVLPLRMYAHEGFSMRTEDSVSRMLLDYYGAKEQVTRMRQKSADLRHLASTALERVNKKFILQQKQMKSTEKKDRYRIYGEMLNTYGYGAKEGDRELTCTNYYTGEPVTVPLDPTMTVSGNAQHYFARYNKLKRTEEAMKDQLEETAGDREQLESILTAIDLAESEADLSEIRRELSDYGFIHSRSSSSKGAKRAAKAAPYAYVSSDGFEMLVGRNNYQNEDLTFRTANGNDWWFHAKNAPGSHVIVRCGGREVPDRTFEEAGALAAWYSSKRNAPKVEVDYTRRKQLKKKNGGKPGFVIYHTNYSLMAVPDISGIRRADRV; encoded by the coding sequence ATGGCATTTGACGGCATCACCACGGCAGCGGTTGTGAAAGAGCTCTCCGACGCCCTGACGGACGGCGGCATCAGCCGGATCATCCAGTCCGAGAAGGACGAGCTGCAGCTTCTTATCAAGAATCAGAAAAAAACGTATTATCTCGTTCTGAGCGCCAACGCATCTCTTCCGCTGATCTATCTGGCGGACGGAAAGAAGGAGGCGCCCATCACGGCGCCGAATTTCTGCATGCTGCTCCGGAAGCATATTCAGGGCGGACGCATTGTCAGCATCACCCAGCCGGGTCTCGAGAGAATCGTGATTCTCCGGATTGAGCATCGGGACGAGCTCGGCGACCTGCGGCAGAAAAAGCTCATCCTCGAGCTGATGGGGAAATACAGCAACCTGATCTTCACCGATGAGACCGATACGATCATCGACAGTATCCGGCGCGTGCCGTCCTCCATGAGCTCGGTGCGGGAGGTTCTGCCCGGCAGGCACTGGTTCATCACCGCCCAGCGCGGCCGGACCGACCCGCTGAAGTGCGCCGTGTCGGACCGGACCGGGCAGGATGAAGCCGTCCGGATCTTCACGGCCAGGATGGAGGAGACGGCCGCGGGCATCACGAAGGCGCTGACGGAGGCGTTCACCGGCATCGCCCCCGTTCAGGCCGAGGAATTTGCCTATGAGGCGGAAGCCGATCCGCGGATGAGCTGGGCGGATCTTGATCAGGATACGCGCGGACGGCTGGCGGAGGCGTTCGTCAGAGGTATGACGGATGTGAAGAACGGCGTGTTCCGTCCGGCGATCGTGGCGGAAAACGGCGTCCCGAAGGAATTCGGCGTCCTGCCTCTCCGCATGTACGCGCACGAGGGATTCAGCATGCGGACGGAAGACAGCGTCAGCCGGATGCTCCTCGATTACTACGGCGCAAAGGAGCAGGTAACGCGGATGCGTCAGAAGTCGGCCGATCTCCGTCATCTCGCATCCACTGCCCTCGAACGCGTGAACAAGAAGTTCATCCTCCAGCAGAAGCAGATGAAGAGCACGGAGAAAAAGGACCGCTACCGGATCTACGGAGAGATGCTGAACACCTACGGATACGGGGCGAAGGAAGGCGACCGGGAACTCACCTGCACGAATTACTACACCGGCGAGCCGGTCACGGTGCCGCTTGATCCGACGATGACGGTTTCCGGGAACGCGCAGCACTACTTCGCGCGCTACAACAAACTCAAGCGGACAGAGGAGGCGATGAAGGACCAGCTTGAGGAGACGGCCGGCGACCGGGAGCAGCTGGAATCCATTCTGACTGCCATCGATCTGGCCGAGAGCGAGGCGGATCTGTCGGAGATCCGAAGAGAGCTGTCGGACTATGGCTTTATTCACAGCCGCTCCTCTTCCTCCAAAGGGGCGAAGCGTGCGGCGAAGGCGGCGCCTTACGCCTATGTTTCCTCCGACGGATTTGAGATGCTGGTCGGCCGGAACAATTATCAGAACGAGGATCTGACCTTCCGCACCGCGAACGGGAATGACTGGTGGTTCCACGCAAAGAACGCGCCGGGAAGTCATGTGATCGTCCGCTGCGGCGGACGTGAAGTGCCGGACCGGACGTTCGAGGAAGCGGGCGCGCTGGCCGCCTGGTACTCGTCGAAGCGGAACGCGCCGAAGGTGGAGGTCGACTACACGAGACGGAAGCAGCTTAAGAAGAAGAACGGCGGGAAGCCGGGATTCGTGATCTACCATACCAATTATTCCCTGATGGCGGTGCCGGATATCTCGGGGATCCGGCGCGCCGACCGCGTCTGA